In one Drosophila pseudoobscura strain MV-25-SWS-2005 chromosome X, UCI_Dpse_MV25, whole genome shotgun sequence genomic region, the following are encoded:
- the LOC4815844 gene encoding uncharacterized protein, whose protein sequence is MLKWTASAQRLNELPAAEEIQHPSQTRRLQRRQRRERRATIANKENVLGLDYGYTSTPVPAVVRLRNSPLVLAPLSDIRNVTPEPRSASPHLRQQPQYQRVQSVHYASTLPRYAEEYSPNAASLLPSGQHLAMRGLAPLDPFLEQPRYISAAGNNQQQQQQQKLKKRKLEADFVATMEVPPATVQPAPQRPVTPQPPSSAQLGDQTLDKLIDAILDSACKADASAKKKPRRSTFNLRRRTLVKQQLESDGVVMLSPSYAAGDDPASDLSFGTLPLPLGLPLTLVPTPEPASPVTKLPRHVLLQMPTPTPTPTPAPAPVPVPPTVGADTTFCLETPVRRLKRGREAQPASLVAKESPLKRYKVDERNYFEVGLALPSSIYV, encoded by the coding sequence ATGCTCAAATGGACCGCCTCGGCCCAGCGCCTGAACGAGCTGCCCGCAGCGGAGGAGATCCAGCATCCCAGCCAGACCCGGAGACTGCAGCGCCGGCAGCGGCGCGAGCGCAGGGCCACGATAGCCAACAAGGAGAACGTGTTGGGGCTGGACTACGGCTACACCTCCACCCCAGTGCCGGCGGTGGTGCGGCTGAGGAACAGTCCCCTGGTCCTGGCCCCGCTCAGCGACATACGCAACGTGACGCCAGAGCCGCGCTCCGCCTCGCCCCATCTGCGACAGCAGCCGCAATACCAGCGCGTGCAGAGCGTCCACTATGCCAGCACGCTGCCCCGCTATGCGGAGGAGTACTCCCCCAATGCCGCGAGCCTGCTGCCCAGCGGCCAGCACCTGGCCATGCGGGGACTGGCGCCCCTGGATCCCTTCCTGGAGCAACCCCGCTACATTTCGGCTGCAGGGaacaaccagcagcagcagcagcagcagaagctgaagAAGCGCAAACTGGAGGCGGACTTTGTGGCCACCATGGAGGTGCCGCCGGCTACGGTCCAGCCTGCTCCACAGCGCCCGGTCACACCGCAGCCGCCCTCCTCCGCCCAGCTGGGTGACCAGACCCTGGACAAGCTGATCGACGCCATCCTGGACTCCGCCTGCAAGGCCGATGCCAGCGCCAAGAAAAAGCCGCGCCGCTCCACCTTCAATCTGCGGCGCCGCACCCTGGTCAAACAGCAGCTGGAGTCGGACGGCGTCGTGATGCTGTCGCCCTCCTACGCCGCTGGCGACGATCCGGCCAGCGACCTGAGCTTCGGCACCCTACCGCTGCCGCTCGGCCTGCCCCTGACCCTGGTCCCCACCCCGGAGCCAGCCTCGCCAGTGACGAAGCTGCCACGACACGTGCTCCTCCAgatgcccacgcccacgcccacacccacgcctGCTCCAGCACCCGTTCCTGTTCCTCCCACTGTGGGGGCGGACACCACCTTCTGCCTGGAGACGCCGGTGAGGAGGCTGAAGCGCGGCAGGGAGGCCCAGCCGGCGTCGCTGGTGGCCAAGGAGTCGCCGCTGAAGCGCTACAAGGTCGACGAGCGCAACTACTTCGAGGTGGGCCTGGCCCTGCCCTCATCCATATATGTCTAA